The sequence GATTGGCAGCGTGGAGGATTGTGCAGCGGCGGCGTGCGCGGGTGATCGCGACGTAGGCGAGGCGGCGCTCTTCCTCCAACGAGGCCAGGCCGCCTTCATCGAGAGAGCGCTGCGAGGGAAACACACCTTCCTCCCATCCGGGCAGGAACAAGTGGTCGAATTCCAATCCTTTGGCGGCGTGGATGGTCATGATCGTGACCTTCTCGGTGTCCGCCGCCGCCTCGTTATCCATCACCAGGCTGACGTGCTCGAGGAAATCGCCCAGCGTTTCATACTCTTCCATCGCGCGGGCAAGTTCGGAGAGGTTTTCGAGGCGGCCTGAGGCTTCGGCGGTTTTCTCAGCCTGAAGCGCGGCGGTGTAGCCGCTCTCGTCGAGGATCGTGCGGACGAGTTCGGCAGGGACGAGCGTCTTGGCATCGTCGCGCCACTTGGCGAAGCTGCGCATCAGCGTGGCCAGCGTGCCGCGCGCGCGGGCGGGCAACTCGTCGGTGTCGAGGATTTCGACGGCCGCCAGCGACAGCGGCATGGCGCGGGCACGCGCGTGGCGGTGGAGCTTCTCCAGCGTCTTGTCGCCAAGGCCGCGCTTGGGGGTGTTGTAGATCCGCTCGAACGCCAGATCGTCCTGCGGGCTGGCGATGATCCGCAAATAGGCCAGCGCGTCGCGGATTTCGGCGCGCTCATAGAAGCGAAAACCGCCGACGATGCGGTAGCCAAGCCCGATCTGGATGAAACGGTCTTCGAACTCCCGCGTCTGGAACTGCGCGCGCACAAGGATGGCGACGCGGTCGAGCGGCGCGCCCTCGCGTTCCAGTCGCTCGATCTCCTCGCCCACACGGCGCGCTTCCTCGGGGCCGTCCCACACGCCAACCGCGCGGACCTTGTCGCCGCCGTCGATCTCGGTCCACAGGGTCTTGCCGAGGCGTTCGGAGTTCTCCGCAATCAGGCCCGATGCCGCGCCGAGGATGTGCGGGGTGGAGCGGTAGTTCTGCTCCAGCTTGATCACCTTGGCGCCCGGAAAGTCCTTTTCGAACCGCAGGATATTGGCCACTTCTGCGCCGCGCCACGAATAGATCGACTGGTCGTCATCGCCCACCACGCAGATGTTCTTGCGGCTCTGAGCAAGCAGGCGGAGCCACAGATACTGGACGGCGTTGGTGTCCTGATATTCGTCGACCATCACGTATTTGAAGCGCTGCTGCCAGCTTTCCAGAATGTCGCGCTCACGCCGGAAGATGTTGAGCATGTGCAGCGTGAGGTCACCGAAATCGCAGGCGTTCAAGTCCTTCAGGCGGTTCTGGTAGAGCGCGTAGAAGCGTTGGCCCTTGCCATTGGCGTAGGCCTCGTTCTCCAGAGCATCGAGATCAGCGGGGTTAAGGCCGCGGTTTTTCCACTTGTCGATGAGGCCGGCCAACTGCTTGGCGGGCCAGCGCTTGTCGTCCACGCCCTCGGCCTGGATAAGCTGCTTGAGCAGGCGCAACTGGTCGTCGGTATCGATGATTGTGAAGTTCGATTGCAGGCCGACCAGTTCGGCATGGCGGCGCAGCATCTTGGCCGCGATCGAGTGGAACGTGCCGAGCCATGGCATCCCTTCGACCGCCGGGCCGATCAATGCGCCGACACGCTCGCGCATCTCGCGCGCGGCCTTGTTGGTGAAAGTGACGCAAAGGATTTCGCTCGGCCAAGCGAGCCGCTGGCGCAGCAAGTTGGCAAGGCGGGCGGTGAGCGCAGCGGTTTTTCCGGTGCCCGCGCCAGCCAGCATCAGCACCGGACCTTCGGTCGTGGTCACCGCCTCGCGCTGGGGCGGATTGAGGCCATCGAGCCAATCATGGGCCGTTCCGGGATTCGTCGGTGCAGGGGAAGACATGGGTGAACAGATAGGGACCAAATGCCCCTGCCGCAATCGTCATTGCTGCTTGTGACCAAGGTTCGGTTCGTCCCCCGCTCGAGGCCGTCCTGTCGCTTTTTGGGGAACTCTAACGGCGGGCGAGCCTTCCTTCTGCATATTCCGCCTTGAATTTCTGATCACAGGAGAACGCCATGAATCGCTTTCTGGCGGCGAGCACGCTCGCCCTTGCCATTGCAGCCACCCCCGCGGTGCTGAACGCTCAGTCGACGAGTACGACGACCACCACGCAGACAACGATGCCGGATTCGGCGTCGCCTTCCGGTTCGCAGGATATGGCCGCAACGGCTTCGGCCTCCGCATCGACGTTGACGCCCGAGCAGCAATCGATGATGGACATCTGGCCTGCCGAACAGCGAACGAAGTTTCAGGCCTGGCCAGCGACCTACCGCGATTATTTCTGGACGCTCGATGCCGACCAGCAAAAGGGTTGGTGGGCACTGACCGACGAGCAGAAGGCGCAAGTCTATGCGATGACGCCTGAGCAGCGCACACAGGTCTGGCCAGCTATTGTTGGGCAGGTGAAGGGAACGGCCTCTGCCGGGGCCATGCCGGCTTCGCCTATGGCAACCATGCCGGGGCAGAGCATGAATGCGCAGACCGCATCGCCCAATACATCGGCGATGCCTACTGATCCGGCCCAGCCTTCGGCAGGAATGTCAGGGTCGATGAGCGCTGATGCAGGCTCCATGGGCAGCATGGGTGGATCCGTGGCGGGCACCATGTCTGCGCCGCCTGCTTCCGCCATGAACAAGACTTACCCGGTGTGCAGCAAGACCGTGACCGATAGCTGCCGCAATCGCGGCGGTGTCTGATCCGCTCAAGGTTTTGGCTGAAGAGGGGCGTCGGGCAACCGGCGCCCCTTTTGCATTGCGGTTGACCGCGCGCGCGCGACGCTGAAAGACGGCGGCGCGACAAGAGGGGGAGAGCGCGCCGATGAATCCGATTCGCAAGCATGCGCGCGTGCTCACCGCCAGCCTCGTCGGCACCGCAGTAGAGTTCTATGATTTCTATATCTACGCGACCGCCGCTGCGCTGGTCATCGGTCCGCTGTTTTTCCCGTCTGAATCGCAGGCTGCACAAACTTTGCTGGCGTTCATGACGTTCGGCCTCGCGTTTTTTGCCAGGCCAGTCGGCGCAGTGGTGTTCGGGCATTTTGGCGACCGTATCGGGCGCAAGGCCACGCTGGTCGCCTCGCTGATGCTGATGGGTGGATCGACACTGCTGATCGCCTTCCTGCCGACCTATGCCATGGCCGGGTGGATCGCACCGGCGCTGTTGTGTACCTTGCGCTTCGGTCAAGGCTTCGGACTTGGCGGAGAGTGGGGCGGTGCGGCGCTGCTGGCGGTGGAGAACGCGCCCAAGGGCTGGGAAGCGCGCTTCGGCTGCGCTCCGCAGCTTGGCGCTCCGGTCGGGTTCTTCTTCGCCAACGGCCTGTTCCTGCTGCTTGGCCTCGGGCTGTCGGACGCGGATTTTGCCAGTTGGGGCTGGCGGGTGCCGTTTCTGGCGAGCGCCGTGCTGGTCGGCGTCGGCCTTTGGGTGCGGCTGAAAATCGGCGAGACACCTTCGTTCAAGGAAGCGATGGAAAAGGCTCCGCCGCCGCAAGTGCCGATCACGCGGCTGCTGCGCGATCATACGCCCGCCGTCTTCGCGGGAATCGCGGGCGTGGTGGCTTGTTTCGCGATCTTTTATCTCGCTACGACGTTCGCACTGTCCTTCGCCACGACCAAGCTCGGCTATGCCAAGCAGGAGTTTCTGGCAGTACAGCTTGGCGCGAACACCTTTTTCGCGCTCGGCATCCTGCTCGCGGGTTGGTGGTCCGACAAGGCCTCGGTCCAGCGAGTGCTCGGCACCGGCGCGGCGCTGACGGCGGTGATGGGGTTGGTGTTCGGGACGGGCCTTGGCTCAGGTTCGCTGCCGCTGGTCTTCGCCACGCTGGCGGCATCGCTGTTCGTGATGGGCCTCGCCTATGGACCGCTCGGCGCATGGCTGCCGACGCTGTTCCCGGTGCCGGTGCGCTACACTGGCATTTCATTGGCGTTCAACGTTGGTGGGATCATCGGCGGCGCGTTGTCGCCCTTTGCGGCGGCATGGGCAGCGGCGGAAGGCGGCGCGGCCTATGTCGGCGTGTTCCTGACGCTGGCTGGCGCGATGACGCTGGCAGGCGTGCAATTCGCGCCGAGGTGGCGTGGTTAGGCTCCGGGCTTTGGCTTCAATCGCATCAGCGTGAGCAGGGCCTTGCCGACCTTGCGGCTGGCATCGACCTCGCAGATACGCACGTCGGGAATTTCCTTGAGTGCCGTTTCAAGGCAGATCCAGGTGCCTTCGCCGATCCAGCCAAGGCGCGTCAGCTTCTCGATCGCCACCACGCCCGCGCCGGTGCCATAGGGCGGGTCGAGCATGACGAGGTCAAGCGGCTGCTTGACCGGGCCGAGCGATAGTACCGACGAGGCACGCACATCGCATTGGGGGGCGCAGCGCAGAGCGGCGATGTTGGCGCGGATGGCGCGCACGGCGGCGGCATCGCTTTCAACGAACACGGCCGTGGCCGCGCCGCGCGACAGGGCTTCGAGGCCGAGTGCGCCCGATCCTGCGAAGAGGTCGGCGACGGCCAACCCTTCGAAACTGCCAAGGCGGCTGGCGAGCATCGAGAACAACGTCTCGCGCATGCGGTCGGCGGTGGGGCGCGTGGTGTCGCCCTCGGGCGCACGGACGGGGCGTCCGCGCCATTCTCCGGCGATGATCCTCATGCGGGCTTCAGTGTCTTGCGGAAGCGTTCGACCTGAACCTGCGGAATCTCCACCACCGATCCGCGCTGAAGATCAGCCAGTTCGAAGGGGCCATATCTTGTGCGCAGCAGGCGCGAAACTTCGAGGCCAAGGTGCTCGAGAACGCGGCGGATCTCGCGGTTCTTGCCCTCGGTCAGGGTCATTTCGATCCACTTGTTGCGACCCGCGCTGCGTTCCAGATTGGCGTTGATCGGACCATAGCGCACGCCGTCGATCTCGATTCCCTGCATCAGGTCTTCAAGCCGCGACTGGCTGATATCGCCAAACGTGCGGACGCGGTAGGTGCGCGGAATGCCGGTAGAGGGCAACTCCAGCGCGCGTTTCAGCTCGCCGTCATTGGTCATCAGCAGCAGGCCCTCGGTGTTCACGTCGAGGCGGCCCACCGGCATCACGCGCGGCGTGCCTTCGGGCAGAG is a genomic window of Novosphingobium sp. MMS21-SN21R containing:
- a CDS encoding UvrD-helicase domain-containing protein, which encodes MSSPAPTNPGTAHDWLDGLNPPQREAVTTTEGPVLMLAGAGTGKTAALTARLANLLRQRLAWPSEILCVTFTNKAAREMRERVGALIGPAVEGMPWLGTFHSIAAKMLRRHAELVGLQSNFTIIDTDDQLRLLKQLIQAEGVDDKRWPAKQLAGLIDKWKNRGLNPADLDALENEAYANGKGQRFYALYQNRLKDLNACDFGDLTLHMLNIFRRERDILESWQQRFKYVMVDEYQDTNAVQYLWLRLLAQSRKNICVVGDDDQSIYSWRGAEVANILRFEKDFPGAKVIKLEQNYRSTPHILGAASGLIAENSERLGKTLWTEIDGGDKVRAVGVWDGPEEARRVGEEIERLEREGAPLDRVAILVRAQFQTREFEDRFIQIGLGYRIVGGFRFYERAEIRDALAYLRIIASPQDDLAFERIYNTPKRGLGDKTLEKLHRHARARAMPLSLAAVEILDTDELPARARGTLATLMRSFAKWRDDAKTLVPAELVRTILDESGYTAALQAEKTAEASGRLENLSELARAMEEYETLGDFLEHVSLVMDNEAAADTEKVTIMTIHAAKGLEFDHLFLPGWEEGVFPSQRSLDEGGLASLEEERRLAYVAITRARRRCTILHAANRRIYGQWTSSIPSRFIAELPAEHVEEETTLSGGASMWRANWSERDDPFAHVAQATPSRGMMRGPGWQRAAAQVFDPSPRRIPEATRSAASFAAKPRGDVGLGVRVFHEKFGYGVVAAQEGNKLEIDFESSGRKRVIDSFVKLAE
- a CDS encoding MFS transporter, encoding MNPIRKHARVLTASLVGTAVEFYDFYIYATAAALVIGPLFFPSESQAAQTLLAFMTFGLAFFARPVGAVVFGHFGDRIGRKATLVASLMLMGGSTLLIAFLPTYAMAGWIAPALLCTLRFGQGFGLGGEWGGAALLAVENAPKGWEARFGCAPQLGAPVGFFFANGLFLLLGLGLSDADFASWGWRVPFLASAVLVGVGLWVRLKIGETPSFKEAMEKAPPPQVPITRLLRDHTPAVFAGIAGVVACFAIFYLATTFALSFATTKLGYAKQEFLAVQLGANTFFALGILLAGWWSDKASVQRVLGTGAALTAVMGLVFGTGLGSGSLPLVFATLAASLFVMGLAYGPLGAWLPTLFPVPVRYTGISLAFNVGGIIGGALSPFAAAWAAAEGGAAYVGVFLTLAGAMTLAGVQFAPRWRG
- the rsmD gene encoding 16S rRNA (guanine(966)-N(2))-methyltransferase RsmD gives rise to the protein MRIIAGEWRGRPVRAPEGDTTRPTADRMRETLFSMLASRLGSFEGLAVADLFAGSGALGLEALSRGAATAVFVESDAAAVRAIRANIAALRCAPQCDVRASSVLSLGPVKQPLDLVMLDPPYGTGAGVVAIEKLTRLGWIGEGTWICLETALKEIPDVRICEVDASRKVGKALLTLMRLKPKPGA
- a CDS encoding pseudouridine synthase yields the protein MTLPPRNGGDRPKRFSPRPTTPEKKPFSMRSGAPRTSQPVVAAKRALAEDGTEREGDRIAKLLARAGIASRREVERMIEDGRVKLNGEVITTPATLLKSLRGVSVDDKAVGPIAPPRLYRFHKPAGLITAERDPTGRPTIYTALRNALPEGTPRVMPVGRLDVNTEGLLLMTNDGELKRALELPSTGIPRTYRVRTFGDISQSRLEDLMQGIEIDGVRYGPINANLERSAGRNKWIEMTLTEGKNREIRRVLEHLGLEVSRLLRTRYGPFELADLQRGSVVEIPQVQVERFRKTLKPA